The following coding sequences lie in one Lolium perenne isolate Kyuss_39 chromosome 2, Kyuss_2.0, whole genome shotgun sequence genomic window:
- the LOC127322037 gene encoding uncharacterized protein, whose translation MGTVAIYSLFIINKSGGLIYYKDYGSAGRMDTNDSLRLASLWHSMHAISQQLSPTTGCTGIDLLQANNFDLHCFQSLTGTKFFVVCETGAQNMEILLKTIYELYTEFVLKNPFYEMEMPIRCELFDLNLAQVIQKDRVALMGR comes from the exons ATGGGGACAGTTGCAATCTACAGTCTTTTCATCATCAATAAGTCTGGTGGTCTGATTTATTACAAG GACTATGGCTCAGCAGGGAGAATGGACACCAACGACAGTCTACGCCTCGCAAGTCTCTGGCACTCAATGCATGCTATCTCCCAGCAATTGTCCCCTACCACTGGCTGTACTGGCATTGACCTCCTTCAAGCCAACAACTTCGACCTTCATTGCTTCCAATCCCTTACAG GGACGAAATTTTTCGTTGTATGCGAAACAGGAGCTCAAAACATGGAGATCCTGCTGAAGACGATATACGAGCTGTACACAGAGTTTGTCTTGAAGAACCCGTTCTACGAGATGGAGATGCCTATTCGGTGTGAGCTCTTTGATCTCAACCTAGCTCAGGTCATCCAGAAGGATCGTGTCGCACTTATGGGCCGGTGA
- the LOC127322036 gene encoding uncharacterized protein At4g14100, with the protein MAPPPILLSLLLPLLVVAADAVTPTLKPPSILVAAGNDDAAPVPTPWPEQFHAVMFTNLTESGGQLQVIDLYYDWPRGRNLNLIRNQLSGDPKYDVEWTNGTSYIFDSASCRTIRFPVGILPPNWLHGAVYLGRESTDGFDCHVWTKVDFIWYYEDVVTHRPVRWNFYTGMQQHVMSFEVGGVLEDSHWQAPAQCFTDEAATATATRTDDEANVMSSLLRFAGTPASAAAV; encoded by the exons ATGGCGCCGCCGCCGATCCTGCTTTCGCTGCTGCTGCCGCTCCTCGTCGTGGCCGCCGATGCCGTCACTCCTACGCTGAAGCCGCCGTCTATCCTCGTGGCGGCTGGGAATGACGACGCTGCCCCAGTCCCGACGCCGTGGCCGGAGCAGTTCCACGCGGTGATGTTCACCAACCTGACCGAGAGCGGCGGCCAGCTGCAGGTCATCGACCTCTACTACGACTGGCCCCGCGGCCGCAACCTCAACCTCATCCGCAACCAGCTCTCCGGCGACCCCAAGTACGACGTGGAGTGGACCAACGGCACCTCCTACATCTTCGACTCCGCCTCCTGCCGCACCATACGCTTCCCCGTCGGCATCCTGCCCCCGAACTGGCTCCACGGCGCCGTCTACCTCGGCCGCGAGAGCACGGACGGCTTCGACTGCCACGTCTGGACCAAGGTCGACTTCATCTGGTACTACGAGGACGTCGTCACCCACCGACCCGTCCGCTGGAACTTCTACACTG GGATGCAGCAGCATGTGATGAGCTTCGAGGTGGGCGGGGTACTAGAGGACTCCCACTGGCAGGCACCTGCGCAATGTTTCACTGATGAAGCCGCCACCGCCACTGCCACAAGAACTGATGACGAGGCCAATGTGATGAGCAGCCTCCTCAGGTTCGCGGGGACGCCGGCATCAGCAGCGGCCGTGTGA